In the genome of Burkholderia diffusa, one region contains:
- a CDS encoding glycine betaine ABC transporter substrate-binding protein: MTIANMNWQSAELEASVDKAILSEGYGCQVNTVIGDTVPTITSMVDKGKPDIVSEGAIALLPAIVKRGIDEKKIVMGAKTIQEGAVYGWYIPKYIADAHPDIKTIPDALKHPELFADPENPGKGAIYNGPQGWGITTNTTQLFKAYKAEQAGFRLIDTGSAAGLDGSIAKAYERKKPWLGVYWAPTSLLGKYQMVKLDAGVPVDEAEWKRCTTVANCPDPKPTGWPVGQLYTLVSKPFADKANPDVMKYLNTRSFKTADLQQVMLWMTTNQATGDDGAKRFLKEKQDVWTKWVTPAAAEKIKASL, encoded by the coding sequence GTGACGATCGCCAACATGAACTGGCAAAGTGCCGAACTGGAAGCGTCCGTCGACAAGGCGATCCTCAGCGAGGGCTACGGCTGCCAGGTGAACACGGTGATCGGCGATACCGTGCCGACGATCACGTCTATGGTCGACAAGGGTAAGCCGGACATCGTTTCGGAAGGGGCCATTGCGTTGCTGCCGGCGATCGTGAAGCGCGGGATCGACGAGAAGAAGATCGTGATGGGCGCGAAGACCATCCAGGAGGGGGCAGTCTACGGCTGGTACATCCCGAAGTACATCGCGGATGCGCATCCCGACATCAAGACGATTCCGGATGCGCTGAAGCATCCGGAACTGTTCGCCGACCCGGAGAATCCCGGCAAGGGGGCGATCTACAATGGCCCGCAAGGCTGGGGGATCACAACCAATACGACGCAGCTCTTCAAGGCGTATAAGGCGGAGCAGGCCGGGTTCCGGTTGATCGATACGGGGTCCGCAGCGGGGCTCGACGGGTCGATTGCGAAGGCCTACGAACGCAAGAAGCCGTGGCTCGGCGTCTACTGGGCACCGACGTCGCTGCTCGGCAAATACCAGATGGTGAAGCTTGACGCAGGGGTGCCAGTCGATGAGGCAGAATGGAAGCGCTGCACGACGGTGGCGAACTGCCCCGATCCGAAGCCGACGGGCTGGCCGGTCGGTCAGCTGTATACGCTGGTGTCGAAGCCGTTCGCGGACAAGGCCAATCCGGACGTGATGAAGTATCTGAACACGCGCAGCTTCAAGACTGCTGACCTGCAACAGGTCATGCTCTGGATGACGACCAACCAGGCCACGGGCGACGACGGTGCGAAGCGCTTCCTGAAGGAAAAGCAGGACGTATGGACGAAGTGGGTGACGCCGGCCGCGGCGGAGAAGATCAAGGCGTCGCTCTAA
- a CDS encoding quaternary amine ABC transporter ATP-binding protein — translation MADIQSGGIAIRNLYKIFGPKAASHVEAVKNGLSKAELLAQTGHVLGLRNINVDIPAGSIQVIMGLSGSGKSTLIRHINRLIDPTAGEVLIGGVDVCRMKLKELREFRRRQTAMVFQKFALLPHRNVLENVIYGLEVCGVARNTSVDTAMRWLERVGLNGFEQRYPNQLSGGMQQRVGLARALSMDAPVLLMDEAYSALDPLIRMDMQTVLLDLQKEIRKTIVFITHDLDEALRLGDQIAILRDGNIVQQGTKQDIVLRPADEYVTNFVRQVNRGRVVCVEDVMAPLHAGVSAVGAHVPAGTTLESALSILTRDPDIDRLTVIGDGNQPLGTVDLRQLACALATPEDVADVQPIRLDTQARADVSVAAVRG, via the coding sequence ATGGCTGACATTCAATCCGGCGGCATCGCGATCCGCAATCTCTACAAGATCTTCGGGCCGAAAGCCGCGTCCCATGTCGAAGCCGTGAAGAACGGCCTGTCCAAGGCCGAACTGCTCGCGCAGACGGGCCACGTGCTGGGGCTCAGGAACATCAACGTCGACATTCCGGCCGGCTCCATCCAGGTGATCATGGGCCTGTCCGGCTCGGGCAAGTCAACGCTGATCCGGCACATCAACCGGCTGATCGACCCGACGGCCGGCGAGGTGCTGATCGGAGGAGTCGACGTGTGCCGCATGAAACTGAAGGAACTGCGTGAGTTCCGCCGACGCCAGACGGCGATGGTGTTCCAGAAGTTCGCGCTGCTGCCGCATCGCAACGTGCTCGAGAATGTGATCTACGGGCTCGAGGTGTGCGGCGTCGCACGCAACACATCGGTCGACACGGCGATGCGCTGGCTCGAACGCGTCGGCCTGAATGGCTTCGAACAGCGCTATCCGAACCAGTTGTCCGGCGGCATGCAACAGCGCGTAGGGCTCGCCCGCGCGCTGTCGATGGACGCGCCCGTCCTGCTGATGGACGAAGCGTACTCGGCACTCGACCCGCTGATTCGGATGGACATGCAGACGGTGCTGCTGGATCTCCAGAAGGAAATCCGCAAGACGATCGTATTCATCACGCACGACCTCGACGAGGCGCTGCGGCTCGGCGACCAGATTGCGATTTTGCGCGACGGCAACATCGTCCAGCAGGGCACGAAGCAGGACATCGTGCTGCGCCCGGCCGACGAGTACGTGACCAACTTCGTCAGGCAGGTGAATCGCGGGCGCGTGGTCTGCGTTGAGGACGTGATGGCGCCGCTTCACGCCGGCGTGTCGGCGGTTGGCGCACATGTTCCCGCCGGAACGACGCTTGAGAGTGCGCTGTCGATACTCACGCGCGATCCCGATATCGATCGCCTGACGGTCATCGGCGACGGCAACCAGCCGCTCGGCACGGTCGACCTGCGCCAGCTGGCATGTGCGCTGGCAACGCCGGAAGACGTAGCGGACGTGCAGCCCATCCGTCTGGACACGCAAGCGCGTGCGGATGTATCCGTGGCAGCGGTCCGCGGATGA
- a CDS encoding ABC transporter permease, whose amino-acid sequence MDWIHTFPHMQDDALLNMKRSIDDGFRAFTAAYGDPIDAAFQPLQQFLTAAEHFMTRTPWPIIMLLVLAVAWVASRNWKIVAGCFVTLAAIGYLDMWEDTMRTVSMIFVCTFLSILIGLPIGILMAKSNRIRKLVDPVLDVMQTMPSFVYLIPVVMLLGIGRVPGLIAVVIYAIPPMIRLTNLGIRLVDVDIIEAADAFGSSGWQRLVKVQLPLALPTIMAGVNQTIMMALAMVVVAAMIGVQGLGQPVLKAIANQYFTLGIFNGLAIVGIAVIFDRVSQAYGKRLQKHQEVVHG is encoded by the coding sequence ATGGACTGGATACACACTTTCCCACACATGCAGGACGACGCGCTTCTGAATATGAAGCGCTCGATCGACGACGGCTTTCGTGCGTTCACGGCCGCATATGGCGACCCGATCGACGCGGCGTTCCAGCCGCTTCAGCAATTCCTGACAGCGGCCGAGCACTTCATGACGCGCACCCCGTGGCCCATCATCATGTTGTTGGTGCTCGCGGTTGCGTGGGTCGCGAGCCGGAACTGGAAAATCGTCGCAGGCTGCTTCGTCACGCTGGCCGCAATCGGCTATCTCGACATGTGGGAGGACACGATGCGAACCGTGTCCATGATTTTCGTCTGCACGTTCCTGTCGATCCTGATCGGTTTACCGATTGGGATCCTGATGGCGAAGTCGAATCGCATCCGCAAGCTAGTCGACCCCGTGCTTGACGTGATGCAGACCATGCCGAGCTTCGTGTACCTGATTCCGGTCGTGATGCTGCTTGGCATCGGGCGCGTGCCCGGTCTCATCGCGGTCGTTATCTATGCGATTCCGCCGATGATCCGGCTGACCAATCTCGGGATCCGTCTGGTCGACGTGGACATCATCGAAGCCGCCGACGCATTCGGTTCGTCGGGCTGGCAGCGGCTCGTGAAGGTGCAGCTGCCGCTCGCGCTGCCGACCATCATGGCGGGCGTCAACCAAACCATCATGATGGCGCTGGCGATGGTGGTGGTCGCCGCGATGATTGGCGTCCAGGGGCTCGGCCAGCCGGTACTGAAGGCCATCGCCAACCAGTACTTCACGCTCGGCATCTTCAACGGCCTCGCGATCGTCGGCATCGCCGTCATCTTCGACCGCGTCAGTCAGGCCTACGGCAAGCGGCTTCAAAAGCATCAGGAGGTGGTCCATGGCTGA
- a CDS encoding NAD(P)/FAD-dependent oxidoreductase, giving the protein MFVASKLPQHLGKSGWVEMLPPRTACAPLVGTVNADIAIIGGGFAGLSAARRLSQLDPTLKVVVLEASEVAEGATGRNSGFIIDLPHEVSSEDYGGSGSDERRHDIQVHRMAIALARDLALEKGWGKNIFDPCGKYNVAMGPQGDKHVTSYAAQLDKVNEPYRLFNATEIAKVTGTKSFTSAIFTPGTVMIQPAAYIRGLADSLRDPVRLFENTPALSFERQGAAWRIKTPNGAVNAGKIILANNGHAQSFGFFPGVLLHVYTYASMTHAFDPSRLSGERSWAATPAFPMGTTVRRVRGDDGDRILIRSRYTYNPRLQVTEGAIARAGRVHDRKFDARFPMLKGLPMEYRWAGAMALTWNGVPAFGEIEPGIFAAIACNGVGATKATASGIAAAEAALGMDSWLVQVFRGFAAPKRLPPQPFLTIGATANLSVKEWSAGIE; this is encoded by the coding sequence ATGTTCGTAGCGAGCAAACTCCCGCAGCATCTCGGCAAGTCCGGCTGGGTCGAGATGCTGCCCCCGCGGACGGCGTGCGCGCCGCTCGTCGGTACGGTGAACGCCGATATTGCGATCATCGGCGGTGGTTTCGCCGGCCTGTCCGCGGCGCGGCGCCTGTCGCAACTCGACCCGACGCTCAAGGTCGTCGTGCTTGAGGCCAGTGAAGTCGCCGAGGGGGCTACGGGCCGCAATTCGGGCTTCATCATTGACCTGCCGCACGAAGTATCGTCTGAAGATTATGGCGGCTCGGGTAGCGATGAGCGTCGACACGACATCCAGGTGCATCGGATGGCGATCGCGCTAGCCCGCGATCTGGCGCTCGAGAAGGGTTGGGGTAAGAATATCTTCGACCCGTGCGGAAAGTACAACGTCGCAATGGGACCGCAAGGCGACAAGCATGTCACCTCTTATGCGGCCCAGCTTGATAAGGTTAACGAACCATATCGTCTGTTCAATGCAACGGAAATCGCGAAGGTAACGGGCACGAAGTCATTCACGTCGGCGATCTTTACGCCCGGTACCGTGATGATTCAGCCCGCCGCCTATATCCGGGGTCTCGCCGATTCGCTTCGTGATCCGGTTAGGCTTTTCGAGAATACGCCTGCGTTGTCGTTCGAGCGACAGGGTGCGGCGTGGCGCATCAAGACGCCGAACGGCGCCGTCAACGCCGGCAAGATCATCCTCGCCAACAACGGCCATGCGCAGAGTTTCGGCTTCTTCCCGGGCGTGCTGCTGCATGTCTACACGTACGCTTCGATGACGCATGCATTCGATCCGTCGAGGCTAAGCGGCGAGCGCTCATGGGCTGCGACGCCGGCATTTCCAATGGGTACCACGGTGCGTCGTGTGCGCGGCGACGATGGCGACCGAATACTGATCCGCTCGCGCTACACATACAACCCTCGGTTGCAGGTGACCGAAGGCGCAATCGCCCGCGCGGGCCGCGTGCACGATCGCAAGTTCGACGCGCGCTTCCCGATGCTCAAGGGCCTGCCAATGGAGTACCGCTGGGCCGGCGCGATGGCACTGACGTGGAACGGCGTGCCGGCGTTCGGCGAAATCGAGCCGGGGATCTTCGCGGCGATCGCATGCAACGGCGTCGGCGCGACCAAGGCGACCGCGTCGGGCATCGCGGCGGCCGAGGCGGCACTCGGAATGGATTCGTGGCTCGTACAGGTTTTCCGTGGCTTCGCCGCGCCGAAGCGATTGCCGCCGCAACCGTTCCTGACAATCGGCGCGACGGCCAACTTGAGCGTCAAGGAATGGTCGGCTGGAATCGAATGA
- a CDS encoding dihydrodipicolinate synthase family protein, with product MKDFAFPGINLAISTPFDENGKPDHARLEQLIERYLAVGIKGFVLSSGTGMHVYLSKEESKSLVAFGAKVINGRARIIAQTSALLVDDVVERTRHAADCGAGGVMVLPPFFEGPTDDDGVFEFYSAVAHAGLPIIGYNVPQAVGVEITPSLLRRLCTIPEFLAVKDSSGDLAKQAALVRTGLPMMNGADPLVPYAMYAGVGGLIWGGANFAPKTCLELVTAAQEHRWDDAREIWRLLEPAMSLIWEGDYVQSVYAAAEMTGYGAGNPRRPLSRLSATKVDALRTAVGALVERERQAV from the coding sequence ATGAAAGACTTTGCTTTCCCTGGAATCAATTTGGCGATCAGTACTCCTTTTGATGAGAACGGTAAGCCAGATCATGCGAGACTGGAGCAACTGATCGAGCGCTATCTCGCGGTCGGAATCAAGGGTTTCGTGCTGAGTTCCGGCACCGGAATGCACGTGTACCTGTCGAAGGAGGAATCGAAGTCGCTGGTCGCGTTCGGTGCGAAAGTCATCAACGGTCGCGCCCGCATCATCGCGCAAACGTCGGCTCTGCTCGTCGACGATGTCGTCGAGCGCACGCGTCATGCGGCTGATTGCGGGGCGGGCGGCGTGATGGTGCTGCCGCCGTTCTTCGAAGGCCCGACCGACGACGATGGCGTGTTCGAGTTCTATTCCGCCGTCGCGCACGCCGGGCTGCCGATCATCGGCTACAACGTGCCGCAGGCGGTTGGCGTCGAGATCACACCGTCGCTGCTGCGCCGGCTGTGCACGATTCCCGAATTTCTCGCGGTCAAGGACAGCAGCGGCGATCTGGCAAAGCAGGCGGCATTGGTCCGCACGGGCCTGCCGATGATGAACGGTGCCGATCCGCTCGTGCCGTACGCGATGTATGCCGGTGTCGGTGGCCTGATCTGGGGCGGTGCGAACTTCGCGCCAAAGACTTGCCTGGAGCTCGTAACGGCCGCGCAGGAACATCGCTGGGACGACGCGCGGGAAATCTGGCGCCTGCTCGAGCCCGCGATGTCGCTGATCTGGGAAGGCGACTACGTGCAGTCGGTCTATGCCGCGGCCGAGATGACGGGCTACGGCGCGGGTAATCCGCGTCGCCCACTGTCCCGCTTGTCCGCCACGAAGGTCGATGCATTGCGGACTGCCGTCGGCGCGCTGGTCGAGCGTGAACGGCAGGCCGTATAA
- a CDS encoding aldehyde dehydrogenase, with product MTDLLSRSEYQRIARELSLPSRVVIDGEARASLSGETFATINPATGAHLADVPACAKEDVDVAVGAARAAFDDGRWSKLHPAARKHAILRLADLVEQHALELSVMESLDSGKTIFDCQTVDIPETVNVLRWHAEAIDKIYDQVSPASDGHISMIVREPVGVVGLVLPWNFPLLMLAWKIGPSLAAGCTLVVKPAEETSLTTMRVAELALEAGIPAGVFNVVTGTGPAVGEPIGRHRDIDMVSFTGSTDTGRRFLSYSAESNIKEVVLEMGGKNPCVVMADATDLDAVAGHIVNGAFWNMGENCSAISRLIVHRDIKAALLEKITKLADEWRVGDPLDPAHRIGPLVSQQHYEKVQSYLSGDYTVLYGGQTSEGRYVHPTIIDVANNDAKHAREEIFGPILSVITVDGMQEAIDIANDTDYGLAASVFAGNGKRAMRAARAIRAGTVTVNAFGEGDITTPFGGFKQSGFGGRDNSLHAHDQYTQLKTLWIDLNVNEADEA from the coding sequence ATGACTGATTTGTTGTCCAGGAGCGAGTATCAACGTATCGCTCGCGAATTGAGCCTGCCGTCCCGCGTCGTGATCGACGGCGAAGCCCGCGCGTCGCTATCGGGCGAAACGTTCGCCACGATCAACCCGGCAACCGGCGCGCATCTTGCCGACGTGCCCGCGTGCGCAAAGGAAGACGTCGATGTCGCGGTTGGCGCCGCGCGAGCAGCATTCGACGACGGCCGCTGGTCGAAGCTGCATCCGGCCGCCCGCAAGCATGCAATTCTCCGCCTGGCAGACCTGGTTGAACAGCACGCGCTTGAGCTGTCGGTGATGGAAAGCCTCGACAGCGGCAAGACGATCTTCGATTGTCAGACGGTCGACATTCCGGAAACGGTCAACGTGCTGCGCTGGCACGCGGAAGCGATCGACAAGATCTACGATCAGGTGTCGCCGGCCTCCGACGGTCATATCTCGATGATCGTGCGCGAGCCGGTCGGCGTCGTCGGCCTCGTGCTGCCGTGGAATTTTCCGCTGCTGATGCTCGCGTGGAAAATCGGCCCGTCGCTCGCAGCCGGCTGCACGCTGGTCGTGAAGCCCGCCGAGGAAACCTCGCTCACGACCATGCGGGTCGCGGAACTCGCGCTCGAAGCCGGTATTCCCGCCGGCGTGTTCAACGTCGTGACGGGAACGGGTCCGGCCGTGGGTGAGCCGATAGGTCGCCATCGCGACATCGACATGGTGTCCTTCACCGGGTCCACCGACACCGGCCGACGCTTCCTATCGTATTCGGCCGAAAGCAACATCAAGGAAGTCGTGCTCGAGATGGGCGGGAAGAACCCGTGCGTCGTGATGGCCGATGCGACCGACCTCGACGCTGTCGCGGGCCACATCGTCAACGGTGCGTTCTGGAACATGGGCGAGAACTGCTCAGCGATTTCGCGGCTGATCGTACATCGCGACATCAAGGCGGCGCTGCTCGAGAAGATTACGAAGCTCGCCGACGAATGGCGGGTAGGCGATCCGCTCGATCCCGCTCACCGGATCGGGCCGCTCGTATCGCAACAGCATTACGAGAAGGTGCAATCGTATCTGTCCGGCGACTACACCGTGCTTTACGGTGGCCAGACGAGTGAAGGACGCTACGTCCATCCGACCATCATCGACGTCGCGAACAACGACGCAAAGCACGCACGGGAGGAAATCTTCGGGCCGATCCTGTCGGTCATCACCGTGGACGGCATGCAGGAGGCAATCGATATCGCGAACGACACCGACTATGGTCTTGCCGCATCGGTATTCGCCGGCAACGGGAAGCGTGCGATGCGCGCGGCCCGGGCGATTCGCGCTGGCACGGTGACGGTGAATGCATTTGGCGAAGGCGACATCACGACCCCGTTCGGCGGCTTCAAGCAGTCGGGCTTTGGCGGACGCGACAACTCACTGCACGCGCATGACCAGTACACACAGCTCAAGACCCTCTGGATCGACCTGAACGTTAACGAAGCGGACGAGGCATAA
- a CDS encoding GntR family transcriptional regulator: MKAILVEVEREDAQSPALDRKAVLAQTLRHRILSMELQPGATLDEVALGEEFGLSRPPVRELMRQMAAEGYIELEANRAARVASMNYDSLRNYFLAAPMIYVATTKLAAMHATRPEIEGLKRIQERFRAAVEGGSVDERVLQNDEFHLAIGKMAHNPYLLPSLCRLLIDHARLAKTFYQPRDEKMEAELVEAIQQHDAIIDAIERRDAQAAGEIVSAHVYLARRNMASYVAPEGVDVSIDF, translated from the coding sequence ATGAAGGCCATTCTCGTGGAAGTCGAGCGTGAAGATGCGCAGTCGCCGGCGCTGGATCGCAAGGCGGTTCTGGCGCAGACGCTTCGACACCGGATCCTCAGCATGGAACTCCAGCCGGGCGCGACGCTAGACGAGGTGGCGCTCGGCGAGGAATTCGGACTGTCCCGTCCGCCGGTCCGTGAATTGATGCGGCAGATGGCGGCGGAGGGCTACATCGAGCTCGAGGCCAATCGCGCGGCACGCGTCGCGTCGATGAACTACGACTCGCTGCGCAACTATTTTCTGGCCGCACCGATGATTTACGTAGCGACGACCAAGCTGGCTGCGATGCATGCGACCCGACCGGAAATTGAGGGTCTTAAGCGCATCCAGGAGCGGTTTCGTGCGGCAGTGGAGGGCGGCAGCGTGGACGAACGGGTGTTGCAGAACGATGAGTTTCACCTCGCGATCGGCAAGATGGCCCACAACCCGTACTTATTGCCGAGCTTGTGCCGCTTGCTGATTGATCATGCGCGACTCGCGAAGACGTTTTACCAACCGCGCGACGAGAAGATGGAAGCCGAGCTCGTCGAGGCGATTCAGCAGCACGACGCGATCATCGATGCCATCGAGCGTCGCGACGCGCAGGCGGCCGGAGAGATCGTGAGCGCGCACGTCTATCTGGCGCGCAGAAACATGGCGTCGTACGTAGCGCCCGAAGGTGTCGACGTATCGATTGATTTTTAG
- a CDS encoding hybrid-cluster NAD(P)-dependent oxidoreductase, with translation MNSVNTMFDPAHEAHDLLSQPDTWDSTGRTWASGEQQVLTCCRVIDETHDVKSFAFRVGDGSPVRFEPGQFMTVSANVHGQSVERCYTISSPPTRPYLLSITVKRVPGGIMSNWLHDHMKPGSQLLAYGPSGSFTPTAAPAAKLLYLSAGSGVTPLMSMTRASIDLGLDLDIVFVHSARTPADIVFRKELHRLEALSPRLRTFFVCEGVGDEAHWSGSIGRLSLQLLAEQVPDYAEREAFTCGPAGYMNAVRDLLRSGGHDPARYHQESFDISAGVAPEPAAPVVELSSETFTVKLSRSSKTFTMSATETVLSAARKAGVAIPSSCSQGICGTCKTKVLEGTVDMQHNGGIRDREVQKGFRLLCCSRPTSDLVLEL, from the coding sequence ATGAACTCCGTCAACACCATGTTCGATCCCGCCCACGAAGCACACGACCTTCTCTCCCAGCCCGACACGTGGGACAGCACAGGAAGAACCTGGGCGAGCGGTGAACAGCAGGTCCTGACGTGTTGCCGCGTCATCGACGAGACCCACGACGTCAAAAGCTTCGCGTTCCGCGTGGGCGACGGCTCGCCCGTTCGCTTCGAACCCGGCCAGTTCATGACGGTGTCGGCGAACGTGCACGGCCAATCGGTCGAGCGCTGCTACACCATCTCGTCGCCGCCGACCCGTCCCTATCTGCTGTCGATCACGGTGAAGCGCGTACCCGGCGGCATCATGTCGAACTGGCTGCACGACCACATGAAGCCGGGCAGCCAACTGCTGGCATACGGCCCGTCGGGAAGCTTCACACCGACGGCGGCGCCCGCAGCCAAGCTGCTTTACCTCTCCGCCGGATCGGGCGTGACGCCGCTGATGTCGATGACGCGCGCGAGCATCGACCTCGGGCTCGACCTGGACATCGTGTTCGTCCACAGCGCGAGAACGCCCGCCGACATCGTGTTCCGCAAGGAGCTGCATCGGCTCGAGGCGCTGTCGCCGCGTCTTCGTACATTCTTCGTCTGCGAAGGCGTCGGCGACGAAGCGCACTGGTCGGGATCGATCGGCCGGCTGAGCCTGCAACTGCTTGCCGAACAAGTGCCTGACTACGCCGAGCGCGAAGCATTCACCTGCGGCCCGGCGGGCTACATGAATGCCGTGCGCGACCTGCTGCGCAGCGGTGGACACGATCCCGCGCGCTATCACCAGGAGAGCTTCGACATCAGCGCAGGCGTTGCACCGGAGCCGGCCGCACCCGTGGTGGAATTGTCGTCGGAGACGTTCACGGTCAAACTGTCACGCTCGTCGAAGACGTTCACGATGAGCGCCACGGAAACCGTGCTGTCCGCGGCGAGAAAGGCCGGCGTCGCGATTCCGTCATCCTGCAGCCAGGGCATCTGCGGCACCTGCAAGACCAAAGTGCTTGAGGGCACCGTCGATATGCAACACAACGGCGGCATTCGCGACCGGGAAGTTCAGAAGGGTTTCCGGTTGCTGTGTTGCAGCCGTCCGACGTCGGACCTCGTGCTGGAACTCTAG
- a CDS encoding M24 family metallopeptidase, with protein MAGNQLLDISSAIDLHDKNSVLRDVRAYRLGRVQEQLLAHKIPAILLYDPVNIRYATDTSNMQVWAGRNPARYVMVFADGRIVAWEFHSSEHVWDGLDLDVEFRGAVSWTYFNAGPDAEQRAETWGAEIVDVFRRHAPGERFLAVDRLDPFGTTFLEKRGLTLTDGQALMETARLIKSSGELVLIGESLRTAEKGIERMRRELRPGLTENDIWANLHYENIRHGGEWIETRLLASGDRTNPWMHECSSRVLQAGDLLAFDTDMVGPNGYCSDISRTWLVGDGRPSDEQRRLYAYAHAQVHFNMDLLRPGMTFREFSEKAWKIPDRFVKNRYCCLAHGIGMVDEYPSIAHQVDWDSAGYDGRFEVGMTVCVESYIGEEGGREGVKLEQQVVLTEHGCVPLTDCSFETDWL; from the coding sequence ATGGCCGGCAATCAGCTCCTAGATATAAGCAGTGCTATTGATTTACATGACAAGAACTCCGTGCTGCGGGACGTGCGCGCATACCGATTAGGCCGGGTTCAAGAACAGCTTCTCGCGCACAAGATTCCCGCGATCCTTTTGTACGACCCGGTCAACATCCGCTACGCGACCGATACATCAAACATGCAGGTGTGGGCCGGGCGCAATCCCGCGCGCTACGTGATGGTGTTCGCGGACGGCCGCATCGTCGCTTGGGAGTTCCACAGCAGCGAGCACGTCTGGGACGGACTGGATCTCGACGTTGAGTTTCGCGGCGCCGTCAGCTGGACCTACTTCAACGCCGGCCCCGATGCAGAGCAGCGCGCCGAAACATGGGGCGCCGAAATCGTCGACGTATTCCGCCGCCACGCACCGGGCGAACGCTTCCTGGCCGTCGACCGCCTCGATCCGTTCGGCACCACGTTCCTGGAAAAGCGCGGACTCACGCTGACCGACGGTCAGGCATTGATGGAAACTGCACGGCTCATCAAGTCGTCAGGCGAACTCGTGCTGATCGGCGAATCGCTGCGCACGGCGGAGAAAGGGATCGAGCGGATGCGGCGCGAACTGCGCCCGGGCCTCACCGAGAACGACATCTGGGCGAACCTGCATTACGAAAACATCCGGCACGGCGGCGAATGGATCGAGACGCGCCTGCTGGCGTCTGGCGACCGCACTAACCCGTGGATGCACGAGTGTTCGTCGCGAGTGCTGCAGGCTGGTGACCTGCTCGCGTTCGACACCGACATGGTCGGGCCGAACGGCTACTGCTCGGATATCTCGCGCACCTGGCTCGTCGGCGACGGACGTCCGTCGGACGAGCAACGCCGGCTGTATGCGTACGCCCACGCGCAGGTGCATTTCAACATGGACTTGCTGCGGCCCGGGATGACGTTCCGCGAGTTTTCGGAAAAGGCATGGAAGATTCCCGACCGGTTCGTGAAGAACCGCTACTGCTGCCTGGCACACGGCATCGGGATGGTCGACGAGTATCCGTCGATCGCGCACCAGGTCGACTGGGACAGCGCGGGCTACGACGGGCGCTTCGAGGTCGGGATGACGGTTTGCGTCGAAAGCTATATCGGCGAAGAAGGCGGCCGCGAGGGCGTCAAGCTTGAACAGCAGGTCGTGCTGACCGAACACGGTTGCGTGCCGCTGACCGACTGCAGCTTCGAAACCGACTGGCTTTAA